The Coffea arabica cultivar ET-39 chromosome 8e, Coffea Arabica ET-39 HiFi, whole genome shotgun sequence genome window below encodes:
- the LOC113703335 gene encoding beta-fructofuranosidase, insoluble isoenzyme CWINV1 — protein sequence MEQSLLWVTVVQIFLVIAYQGIDGASDRVESILDYIPTEERGRTAYHFQPPKNWMNDPNGPMYYRGIYHLFYQYNPYAAVWGEGILSWGHSISYNLVDWIHLEDALDPTDPYDIRGCWSGSATILPGGDPAIMYTGVESTNRQVQNIAVPKNLSDPFLLEWAKLDQNPLMTPVDAIGSEFFRDPTTAWLGKDKRWRVVIGSEINGHGTALLYQSEDFVHWTKSHKPLHFSNKTDMWECPDFYPVSTNDTNGIDTSDLGKTTKHVLKASFFGHDHYIIGTYDSETDDFFPDTDFMNSNVKLRYDYGIYYASKTFFDGAKRRRILWGWVKEADDQSDDISKGWSGLQSFPRTILLDKSGKQLSQWPIEEIEGLRKDEVNLQNKEIEGGNIFEVTGITASQADIEVSFHLPNLDDAELTHPEWLDPQLLCSEKNASTGGVIGPFGLLILASENLTEYTAVFFRVFKGHDKYAVLMCSDQSRSSLREEVDISTFGAFVDVDPAEKISLRSLIDHSIIESFGGEGKTCITSRVYPTLAIGQESHLYVFNYGTESIRIANLSAWSMRRAQFFQSTKEEKPKLIEE from the exons ATGGAGCAATCCTTGTTGTGGGTAACTGTAGTACAGATTTTCTTAGTGATTGCCTATCAAGGCATAGATGGGGCATCTGATCGAGTTGAAAGCATTCTGGATTACATTCCAACCGAGGAACGAGGGAGGACAGCCTATCACTTCCAGCCTCCCAAAAACTGGATGAATG ATCCAAATG GTCCAATGTACTATAGAGGAATTTACCATCTGTTCTACCAGTACAATCCATATGCTGCAGTGTGGGGTGAAGGTATTCTCTCCTGGGGACATTCTATATCTTATAATCTGGTTGATTGGATTCATCTTGAAGACGCTCTTGATCCAACGGATCCTTATGACATTAGAGGTTGCTGGTCTGGCTCTGCAACAATTCTTCCAGGTGGAGATCCTGCCATTATGTACACAGGAGTGGAATCTACGAACCGTCAAGTCCAAAATATAGCAGTGCCCAAAAATCTATCTGACCCGTTCCTTTTAGAATGGGCGAAATTGGATCAAAATCCTCTGATGACTCCAGTTGATGCCATTGGTTCAGAATTTTTCAGAGATCCAACAACTGCCTGGCTGGGGAAGGACAAAAGATGGCGAGTGGTCATTGGAAGTGAAATTAATGGTCATGGGACAGCACTTCTCTATCAAAGTGAGGATTTTGTACACTGGACTAAGAGTCATAAACCCCTTCATTTCTCAAATAAAACAGATATGTGGGAGTGTCCAGATTTTTACCCTGTCAGTACCAATGATACAAATGGAATTGACACTTCTGATCTAGGTAAAACTACCAAGCATGTGTTGAAGGCAAGCTTTTTCGGTCATGATCACTACATAATAGGAACCTATGATTCAGAAACAGATGATTTCTTTCCTGATACTGACTTCATGAATAGCAATGTGAAACTGAGATATGATTATGGTATATACTATGCTTCTAAAACATTTTTCGATGGAGCCAAGAGAAGGAGAATATTGTGGGGATGGGTAAAAGAGGCAGATGATCAATCAGATGACATCAGCAAAGGATGGTCTGGACTTCAG TCATTCCCTAGAACTATCTTGCTTGACAAAAGTGGAAAGCAACTATCACAATGGCCAATCGAAGAAATTGAGGGTTTGCGCAAAGATGAAGTTAATCTTCAGAATAAGGAGATAGAGGGAGGTAACATATTCGAAGTTACAGGCATCACAGCCTCACAG GCTGACATAGAAGTCTCATTTCACCTGCCAAATCTTGATGATGCTGAGTTAACACATCCCGAATGGCTTGATCCTCAACTTCTTTGCAGCGAAAAGAATGCATCAACAGGAGGAGTTATCGGTCCATTTGGCTTGTTGATCTTGGCTTCAGAAAACTTGACTGAATATACTGCTGTCTTTTTTCGAGTATTCAAAGGCCATGACAAGTATGCTGTGCTCATGTGCAGTGATCAAAGCAG GTCATCTTTGAGAGAGGAGGTCGACATATCCACCTTTGGGGCATTTGTCGATGTAGATCCTGCAGAAAAAATATCACTAAGAAGCCTG ATTGACCATTCGATCATTGAAAGTTTTGGAGGTGAAGGAAAGACTTGCATCACTTCTAGAGTCTATCCGACGTTGGCAATTGGTCAGGAATCCCATCTTTATGTATTCAACTATGGCACAGAAAGTATCAGAATCGCCAATTTAAGTGCTTGGAGCATGAGGAGAGCTCAATTTTTCCAGTCCACAAAGGAAGAAAAGCCGAAATTGATTGAGGAATAG